In Luteitalea sp. TBR-22, one genomic interval encodes:
- a CDS encoding DUF1302 family protein, which translates to MKGLRSMLGGLAATLVAAGAAIAQPTITSRGSIASMVDAVPAADATELRVRLDQEVDVEFDERWVVKAGSWIDVLGASRRSEGEADLVYQPGEIYVRHRRERFDLTAGFQRIVWGTLDEIQPTDLVNPIDVSRFLMEGRSEARLPVLALRGRVFLPGDTTVDAVYAPFFRRGRYDLLDEPSSPFNLLADQCQDEVCIANVPGGPTTGLAVPLVSERPARTIEHGSGGARVTRPFGGVDVGASVYRGWQTFPLVSLTVVPPVMPAAGAGAAPALTTVALRESWSRLTMVGGDVEAARGAVTWRAEGAFLVDTAVQAEPGSPVVAGRSLQVGAGLDWTVGPWRTFGNAIVRRTWAVGPTASLVPSTGGLQLVGGAERKFARDTRLVRGFAVVDPSEGTAFVRGLGAWNVRDNLWIEGSAAWFGGEGDDFLGRYTERDFLSLRVKYYF; encoded by the coding sequence ATGAAGGGCCTGCGCTCGATGCTCGGTGGGCTGGCGGCGACCCTGGTCGCGGCCGGCGCGGCCATCGCCCAGCCGACCATCACGTCGCGGGGCAGCATCGCGTCGATGGTCGACGCGGTGCCCGCCGCCGACGCCACGGAGCTGCGCGTGCGGCTCGACCAGGAGGTGGATGTCGAGTTCGACGAGCGCTGGGTGGTGAAGGCCGGCAGCTGGATCGACGTGCTCGGCGCCAGTCGCCGCAGCGAGGGCGAGGCGGATCTCGTCTACCAGCCGGGCGAGATCTACGTGCGCCACCGGCGCGAGCGCTTCGACCTGACCGCCGGCTTCCAGCGCATCGTGTGGGGCACGCTCGACGAGATCCAGCCGACCGATCTCGTCAACCCGATCGACGTCAGCCGCTTCCTGATGGAGGGACGCAGCGAGGCCCGGTTGCCCGTGCTGGCACTTCGCGGTCGCGTGTTCCTGCCCGGCGACACGACGGTGGACGCCGTGTACGCGCCCTTCTTCCGGCGCGGCCGGTACGACCTGCTCGACGAGCCGTCCTCGCCGTTCAACCTGCTGGCCGACCAGTGCCAGGACGAGGTGTGTATCGCCAACGTGCCGGGTGGGCCGACGACGGGCCTGGCGGTGCCGCTCGTGTCCGAGCGGCCTGCGCGGACGATCGAGCACGGCAGCGGCGGCGCTCGCGTCACCCGACCGTTCGGCGGTGTCGACGTCGGCGCGAGCGTGTATCGCGGCTGGCAGACATTCCCGCTGGTCTCCCTCACGGTGGTGCCGCCCGTGATGCCCGCCGCTGGCGCCGGAGCCGCGCCGGCGCTCACCACCGTGGCGCTGCGCGAGTCGTGGTCGCGGCTGACGATGGTGGGCGGCGACGTCGAGGCCGCTCGCGGCGCGGTGACGTGGCGCGCCGAGGGCGCGTTCCTCGTGGACACGGCCGTGCAGGCCGAGCCGGGCAGTCCGGTCGTCGCCGGCAGGAGCCTGCAGGTCGGCGCCGGACTCGACTGGACGGTCGGCCCGTGGCGGACGTTCGGCAACGCCATCGTGCGTCGGACGTGGGCGGTGGGACCGACCGCGTCGCTGGTGCCCTCGACGGGCGGGCTGCAACTGGTGGGCGGCGCGGAGCGCAAGTTCGCGCGCGACACCCGGCTGGTGCGGGGCTTCGCCGTCGTGGACCCCAGTGAAGGCACGGCGTTCGTCCGCGGCCTCGGGGCCTGGAACGTCAGGGACAACCTGTGGATCGAGGGGTCGGCGGCCTGGTTCGGCGGCGAGGGCGACGACTTCCTCGGTCGCTATACCGAACGCGACTTCCTGTCGCTGAGAGTGAAGTACTACTTCTAG
- a CDS encoding RND family transporter → MNPPRDRWSGLADRVTAGLWQWRRWLSGLALLGALLLAPLADIRTLDNDVSAWFRKDDPVYADYERLKQEFPGSRTLIVALDSGGDAFTPAMLEALRAITADIERVQAVRRVQSLATANVVRTDASGEGDLEVEPMLPRAGPIDPQAVRREALRDRLVAGDLVSTSGRVLSIVVSFDEARIDAVRTQVLDEIRARVAAHLPAGATAHYNGSLEISETYNRVTLRNQAVFTPPILLITIAAIFVMFRSWRLTFLTLGAVLVSTLWTLGLYMWAGFGFNILTSMLPALVLVLAIADDVHIIQHYTQCRREGATHEVAWKHTVRHLVTPLFAASATTALGLLSLATSHVDAVRTFGIGAALGVMVDFAISVVLMPTLLGWAPVDPEPPQSRWLMGPMRAIGRLAGTHPRRVVIAALAIVIVMGAGLARLRVDTNHVAFFKPGHPIHDSADLMDRELSGIYSFQVLLEGPAESLRAPDMLRRIDTLRQRLEGLGHVKKVVSLADYVARVHEQLAPDLAAMGQRLPVDADLVSQELFVFGMSEEGRRELESLVSTDYSRTQVMVKLASMSSDEAFEEVEKAEAIARELFAGTGITPTVTGAGRLFATLDHYLVTSQVSSFATAFISVFGVIFLVFRSFKFGVLAIIPNVIPVIVVLGAMGWLDISMNVATVMVASIALGVVDDDTIHFISRYRREVHDGRGTDEALAIATEEEGRASLTTAIINTLAYSVLLLSDYRPSGWFGGLLALTMAVAFLAEVFLLPAIIKLVPSLFSADRLRPPALPAA, encoded by the coding sequence ATGAACCCGCCGCGTGATCGGTGGTCGGGCCTGGCCGATCGCGTCACGGCGGGCCTGTGGCAGTGGCGGCGCTGGCTCTCCGGCCTGGCGCTCCTCGGCGCGCTGCTGCTGGCGCCGCTGGCCGACATCCGGACCCTCGACAACGACGTCAGCGCCTGGTTCCGCAAGGACGACCCGGTCTACGCCGACTACGAGCGGCTCAAGCAGGAGTTCCCCGGATCGCGCACGCTCATCGTCGCGCTCGACTCGGGCGGCGACGCGTTCACCCCGGCCATGCTGGAAGCGCTGCGCGCCATCACCGCCGACATCGAGCGCGTGCAGGCGGTGCGGCGGGTGCAGAGCCTGGCCACCGCGAACGTGGTGCGGACCGACGCGTCGGGGGAAGGCGACCTCGAGGTCGAGCCGATGCTCCCCAGGGCCGGCCCGATCGATCCGCAGGCGGTGCGCCGCGAGGCGCTGCGCGACCGCCTGGTCGCCGGCGACCTGGTGTCCACCAGCGGTCGCGTGCTGTCGATCGTCGTCAGCTTCGACGAGGCGCGCATCGACGCGGTGCGCACCCAGGTGCTCGACGAGATCCGCGCCCGGGTCGCTGCGCACCTGCCGGCGGGGGCGACGGCCCACTACAACGGCAGCCTCGAGATCAGCGAGACCTACAACCGCGTCACGCTGCGCAACCAGGCCGTCTTCACGCCGCCGATCCTGCTGATCACGATCGCCGCCATCTTCGTGATGTTCCGCTCCTGGCGGCTCACGTTCCTGACGCTCGGCGCGGTGCTCGTCAGCACGCTCTGGACGCTCGGCCTCTACATGTGGGCCGGCTTCGGCTTCAACATCCTCACGAGCATGCTGCCGGCGCTCGTGCTGGTGCTGGCCATCGCCGACGACGTGCACATCATCCAGCACTACACGCAGTGCCGGCGCGAGGGGGCGACGCACGAGGTGGCCTGGAAGCACACGGTCCGCCACCTGGTCACGCCGCTGTTCGCCGCGAGCGCGACGACGGCGCTGGGCCTGCTGTCGCTGGCCACGAGCCACGTCGATGCCGTGAGGACGTTCGGCATCGGCGCCGCGCTCGGCGTGATGGTCGACTTCGCGATCTCGGTCGTGCTGATGCCGACGCTGCTCGGGTGGGCGCCCGTCGATCCCGAGCCGCCGCAATCGCGCTGGCTGATGGGCCCGATGCGGGCCATCGGCCGCCTCGCCGGCACGCATCCACGGCGGGTCGTGATCGCAGCGTTGGCAATCGTGATCGTGATGGGGGCCGGCCTGGCACGGCTGCGGGTGGACACCAACCACGTGGCGTTCTTCAAGCCCGGGCATCCCATCCACGATTCGGCCGACCTCATGGACCGCGAGCTGTCGGGCATCTACAGCTTCCAGGTGCTGCTCGAAGGGCCGGCGGAGTCGCTGCGGGCGCCCGACATGCTGCGCCGGATCGACACACTACGGCAGCGGCTCGAGGGCCTCGGGCACGTGAAGAAGGTGGTCTCGCTGGCCGACTACGTGGCGCGCGTCCACGAGCAGCTCGCGCCGGACCTCGCCGCCATGGGACAGCGCCTGCCGGTCGACGCCGACCTGGTGTCGCAGGAGCTGTTCGTGTTCGGCATGTCCGAGGAAGGCCGCCGCGAGCTCGAGAGCCTCGTCTCCACCGACTACTCGCGCACGCAGGTGATGGTGAAGCTCGCCTCGATGAGCTCCGACGAGGCCTTCGAGGAGGTCGAGAAGGCCGAGGCCATCGCCCGCGAGCTGTTCGCCGGCACCGGGATCACCCCGACGGTGACCGGCGCCGGGCGGCTCTTCGCCACGCTCGATCACTATCTCGTGACCTCGCAGGTCTCGAGCTTCGCCACCGCGTTCATCTCGGTGTTCGGCGTCATCTTCCTCGTGTTCCGGTCGTTCAAGTTCGGGGTGCTCGCGATCATCCCAAACGTGATCCCGGTGATCGTCGTGCTCGGCGCGATGGGCTGGCTCGACATCTCGATGAACGTCGCCACGGTGATGGTCGCCAGCATCGCCCTCGGCGTCGTCGACGACGACACGATCCACTTCATCAGCCGGTACCGGCGCGAGGTGCACGACGGGAGAGGCACGGACGAGGCGCTCGCCATTGCCACCGAGGAGGAAGGGCGCGCCTCGCTCACCACCGCGATCATCAACACCCTGGCGTACTCCGTGTTGCTGCTCTCGGACTACCGGCCGTCGGGCTGGTTCGGGGGACTGCTTGCACTGACGATGGCGGTGGCGTTCCTGGCAGAGGTGTTCCTGCTGCCCGCGATCATCAAGCTCGTCCCGAGCCTGTTCTCTGCCGACCGCCTGCGACCACCGGCGTTACCGGCAGCGTGA
- a CDS encoding outer membrane lipoprotein-sorting protein has translation MRLKLRVDGYPFHYLQAPLEATSFNRVGEPSQYQARLVTFFLVLILLLVPGALSFLPLSAESFQTGKAEPPTGDWVARQVDARDTGRDAVIQMRMRLFDRQGRQRERILEMRALRGTPGAADGIGDRVLLRFSYPNDIKGTGLLVHERPGKDDDRYLYLPALGRVRRIAGSERQESFAGSDLSYEEIGGRALEDYTYELVDARATWTAPDGKAWPAYRLKSTAKDSSLAYPVATSLVRADNFVVVQADVFDRRGTRAKQYVVRRLEQQSGIWTVMDSVMTHEIDRTRTELTVTEVRYNSGLSADAFSRRALEQPAR, from the coding sequence ATGCGTCTCAAGCTGAGGGTCGACGGGTATCCGTTCCACTACCTTCAAGCCCCGTTGGAAGCGACCTCTTTCAACAGGGTCGGTGAGCCTTCGCAGTATCAGGCCCGCCTGGTCACGTTCTTCCTCGTACTAATCCTCCTCTTAGTACCCGGCGCCCTCAGCTTCCTTCCCCTCAGCGCCGAGAGTTTCCAGACAGGCAAGGCAGAACCCCCGACGGGCGACTGGGTCGCACGCCAGGTCGACGCGCGCGACACCGGACGCGACGCCGTCATCCAGATGCGGATGCGCCTGTTCGACCGCCAGGGACGCCAGCGCGAGCGCATCCTGGAGATGCGCGCCCTGCGCGGCACGCCCGGCGCCGCCGACGGCATCGGCGACCGCGTCCTGCTGCGCTTCTCTTACCCGAACGACATCAAGGGCACCGGCCTCCTCGTCCACGAGCGGCCCGGCAAGGACGACGACCGCTACCTGTACCTGCCGGCACTCGGGCGCGTTCGCCGCATCGCCGGTTCCGAGCGCCAGGAGAGCTTCGCCGGCAGCGACCTGAGCTACGAGGAGATTGGCGGCCGCGCCCTCGAGGACTACACGTACGAGCTCGTCGACGCCAGGGCGACGTGGACCGCCCCCGACGGCAAGGCCTGGCCGGCATACCGGCTGAAGTCCACCGCGAAGGACTCCAGCCTCGCCTATCCGGTCGCGACATCACTCGTCCGCGCCGACAACTTCGTCGTCGTCCAGGCCGACGTCTTCGACCGTCGCGGCACGCGCGCCAAGCAGTACGTGGTCAGGCGCCTCGAGCAGCAGTCGGGCATCTGGACCGTGATGGACTCGGTGATGACGCACGAGATCGACCGCACGCGCACCGAGCTGACCGTGACCGAGGTCCGGTACAACTCCGGCCTGTCGGCAGACGCGTTCTCCCGACGCGCGCTCGAGCAGCCCGCGAGATGA
- a CDS encoding VOC family protein, whose product MSDAKQPGQIGWIDLTVPDAEKVRDFYRAVVGWEYQEVDMEGYADFAMTDLEGKAVTGICHARGANEGMPAQWLVYITVMDVQFSVDEAVANGGQVLRPPTDMGAGTFAVVKDPAGAVFALFQPA is encoded by the coding sequence ATGTCTGACGCCAAACAACCCGGACAGATTGGCTGGATCGACCTCACCGTGCCCGACGCCGAGAAGGTGCGCGACTTCTACCGCGCCGTCGTCGGCTGGGAGTACCAGGAGGTCGACATGGAGGGGTACGCCGACTTCGCGATGACCGACCTCGAGGGCAAGGCCGTGACCGGCATCTGCCACGCCCGGGGCGCCAACGAGGGCATGCCCGCGCAGTGGCTCGTGTACATCACGGTCATGGACGTGCAGTTCTCGGTGGACGAGGCCGTCGCCAACGGCGGCCAAGTGCTGCGGCCGCCCACCGACATGGGCGCGGGGACGTTCGCGGTCGTGAAGGATCCGGCCGGCGCCGTGTTCGCGCTGTTCCAGCCCGCGTGA
- a CDS encoding thioesterase family protein, producing the protein MSGPTFRFATTLRVRWGDCDAFGHVNNASYLTFFEEARIDYWKAVVPDVPFTGMAIVHSSVDFKGQAYPGDILTIRAAVTELRKTSFWAAYEVLRGEQVVATGTSAQVFFDYATQRPAPIPEAFRERVASYEGISSTAT; encoded by the coding sequence GTGAGCGGGCCGACGTTCCGGTTCGCCACCACGTTGCGCGTCCGCTGGGGCGATTGCGACGCCTTCGGCCACGTCAACAACGCGAGCTACCTCACGTTCTTCGAGGAGGCGCGCATCGACTACTGGAAGGCGGTGGTGCCCGACGTGCCCTTCACGGGCATGGCGATCGTCCATTCCAGCGTCGACTTCAAGGGCCAGGCCTATCCCGGCGACATCCTGACGATTCGCGCCGCGGTCACCGAACTGCGCAAGACCAGCTTCTGGGCGGCGTACGAAGTGCTGAGGGGCGAGCAGGTGGTCGCGACGGGGACGTCCGCCCAGGTCTTCTTCGACTACGCGACCCAGCGCCCCGCGCCGATTCCGGAAGCCTTCCGCGAGCGCGTCGCGTCGTACGAGGGGATTTCTTCTACGGCGACATGA
- a CDS encoding FAD-dependent thymidylate synthase, with amino-acid sequence MAYHAEVLLDSINPAGQRLTTFVLRFPRFVLPEFNTHRMFSRNASSSRAIPTARLMQQLVDDPVIPVEWGRNQSGMQAREVLDASGAAAAEAEWLRARDAALAHAEQLRATGVHKQIVNRLLEPWMWASVIVSSTTYDNFFTLRCHPDAQPEIKRLADLMREAFTASSPVSRRPGEWHLPFVGLDDRDLSIEEQKQVSVARCARVSYLTHVGTRDIDADKQLHQRLLDAGHWSPFEHVAMAAPDATRFNNFSGWQAYRHQMEQARTLVMSEVAPA; translated from the coding sequence GTGGCCTATCACGCCGAGGTGCTGCTCGACAGCATCAACCCGGCCGGGCAGCGCCTCACGACCTTCGTGCTGCGCTTCCCGCGGTTCGTGCTGCCCGAGTTCAACACGCACCGGATGTTCTCGCGCAACGCCTCGAGCTCGCGCGCCATCCCCACCGCCAGGCTGATGCAGCAACTGGTGGACGACCCGGTGATCCCGGTGGAGTGGGGCCGCAACCAGTCGGGCATGCAGGCGCGCGAGGTGCTCGATGCATCCGGCGCCGCGGCCGCCGAGGCCGAATGGCTGCGGGCCCGCGACGCCGCGCTCGCCCACGCCGAGCAGCTGCGTGCCACCGGCGTGCACAAGCAGATCGTCAACCGCCTGCTCGAGCCGTGGATGTGGGCCAGCGTGATCGTGTCGTCGACCACGTACGACAACTTCTTCACGCTGCGCTGCCATCCAGACGCGCAGCCGGAGATCAAGCGGCTCGCCGACCTGATGCGCGAGGCCTTCACCGCCTCGTCGCCCGTGTCCCGCCGGCCCGGCGAGTGGCACCTGCCGTTCGTCGGCCTCGACGACCGCGACCTGTCGATCGAGGAGCAGAAGCAGGTGTCGGTGGCGCGGTGCGCGCGGGTGAGCTACCTCACTCACGTCGGCACGCGCGACATCGATGCCGACAAGCAGCTGCACCAGCGACTGCTCGACGCCGGCCACTGGTCGCCGTTCGAGCACGTCGCCATGGCCGCGCCGGATGCCACGCGCTTCAACAACTTCTCCGGCTGGCAGGCGTATCGTCACCAGATGGAACAGGCGCGCACGCTGGTGATGAGCGAGGTGGCACCGGCGTGA
- the def gene encoding peptide deformylase: MSILKVARMGHPVLRSRARALDPAEVRAAVMQKFIDDMMDTMLEYEGIGLAAPQVHEGIRLFVAGIDDGAGKMRVLPFVNPVITPLSEARAEDWEGCLSIPDIRGKVPRYTHVRIDALDRKGKPFQMELRNFQARVVQHEADHLDGVLFFDRMAKFDTLTYLEEFSRYHRGDHDEEDA, translated from the coding sequence ATGTCCATCCTCAAAGTCGCCCGCATGGGCCATCCGGTGCTGCGCAGCCGCGCACGCGCGCTCGATCCGGCCGAGGTGCGGGCCGCGGTCATGCAGAAGTTCATCGACGACATGATGGACACGATGCTCGAGTACGAGGGCATCGGCCTGGCGGCGCCGCAGGTGCACGAGGGCATCCGCCTGTTCGTCGCCGGCATCGACGATGGGGCGGGCAAGATGCGGGTGCTGCCGTTCGTGAACCCGGTGATCACGCCGTTGTCGGAGGCCAGGGCGGAGGACTGGGAGGGCTGCCTCAGCATCCCCGACATCCGCGGCAAGGTGCCCCGCTACACGCACGTGCGCATCGACGCGCTCGACCGGAAGGGCAAGCCGTTCCAGATGGAACTGCGCAACTTCCAGGCCCGCGTCGTCCAGCACGAGGCCGATCACCTCGACGGCGTGCTGTTCTTCGACCGCATGGCGAAGTTCGACACGCTGACCTACCTCGAGGAGTTCTCGCGCTACCACCGCGGCGACCACGACGAGGAGGACGCGTAG
- a CDS encoding class I fructose-bisphosphate aldolase, whose amino-acid sequence MTATTITTSEIQALLGADAEALLTYTAKGFPKDTLHLPGPDYIDRVFAHTDRSPSVLRNYAQILNSGRLAGTGYVSIFPVDQGIEHSAGASFAGNPIYFDPENIVKLAYEGGCNCVTSTLGVLGAVARKWAHKIPFMVKLNHNEFLSYPNRYDQVMFATVEQAFEMGAIAVGATVYFGSEESTRQIQEVSAAFARAHELGMLTVLWCYTRNSAFKTAEKDYHVSADLTGQANHLGVTIEADIIKQKMPENNGGYLATKHGKTDKRVYSELTPGDHPIEMTRYQLANCYMGRIGLINSGGASTANDFAESVRTAVINKRAGGMGLILGRRAFQRPFADGVKLLNQIQDVYLDPNVTIA is encoded by the coding sequence ATGACCGCCACGACCATCACCACGTCCGAGATCCAGGCGCTGCTGGGCGCCGACGCCGAAGCCCTCCTCACCTACACGGCCAAGGGCTTCCCGAAGGACACGCTCCACCTGCCGGGTCCGGACTACATCGACCGCGTCTTCGCGCACACCGACCGCTCGCCGAGCGTGCTGCGCAACTACGCGCAGATCCTCAACTCGGGCCGCCTCGCCGGCACGGGCTACGTGTCCATCTTCCCGGTCGACCAGGGCATCGAGCACTCGGCGGGCGCCAGCTTCGCGGGCAACCCCATCTACTTCGATCCCGAGAACATCGTGAAGCTGGCCTACGAGGGCGGCTGCAACTGCGTCACCTCGACGCTGGGCGTGCTCGGTGCCGTGGCGCGCAAGTGGGCGCACAAGATCCCGTTCATGGTGAAGCTCAACCATAACGAGTTCCTGAGCTACCCCAACCGGTACGACCAGGTGATGTTCGCGACGGTGGAGCAGGCCTTCGAGATGGGCGCCATCGCCGTCGGCGCGACGGTGTACTTCGGCTCCGAGGAGTCGACCCGCCAGATCCAGGAAGTGAGCGCCGCCTTCGCGCGCGCCCACGAGCTCGGCATGCTGACGGTGCTCTGGTGCTACACGCGCAACAGCGCCTTCAAGACCGCCGAGAAGGACTACCACGTGTCGGCCGACCTCACGGGCCAGGCCAACCACCTCGGCGTGACGATCGAGGCCGACATCATCAAGCAGAAGATGCCTGAGAACAACGGCGGCTACCTGGCCACCAAGCACGGCAAGACCGACAAGCGCGTCTACAGCGAGCTCACGCCGGGCGACCACCCGATCGAGATGACGCGCTACCAGCTCGCCAACTGCTACATGGGCCGCATCGGCCTGATCAACTCCGGCGGGGCCAGCACCGCCAACGACTTCGCCGAATCGGTCCGGACCGCGGTGATCAACAAGCGCGCCGGCGGCATGGGCCTCATTCTCGGTCGCCGCGCCTTCCAGCGCCCGTTCGCTGACGGCGTCAAGCTGCTCAACCAGATCCAGGACGTGTACCTGGATCCGAACGTCACGATCGCCTGA
- the hpnE gene encoding hydroxysqualene dehydroxylase HpnE produces the protein MTSPDVIVIGAGCAGLAAACALADRGARVLVLEARGRLGGRATAFQDRESGEWVDNGQHVLMGCYHETRKYLARVGASDAVQFQPQLAFTCVDRDGRVSTLACPDWRPPYHLAGGLLRWKALGWGDRLAATRIMGGLQAARRAITHGAAPPVLPGETVAAWLARYRQTPRLVALLWEPLAIAALNQSIQQAEAAPFVRILGQIFSDDPFDAALGVPARPLHEVFGEPARAYLEARGGQVRLDSLSRVVLAGDRVAYVDTRGTSIRARTVILAVPWFGLSGVLRGSEQGPMAELLAREALRESSSIVSVNLWLERGALPAPFVGLPERTFHWMFDKRWAFGEAASHITLVASGADEVLRQSNEELGALALREATDAIPSLRQARVQRILPVREPNATFSLAAGQPPRSGPGTPVQGLLLAGDWTDTGLPATIEGAVLSGHKAAAAVA, from the coding sequence ATGACCTCTCCCGACGTGATCGTGATCGGGGCGGGCTGTGCCGGCCTGGCCGCAGCCTGCGCCCTGGCCGATCGCGGCGCGCGGGTGCTGGTGCTCGAGGCGCGTGGACGACTCGGCGGCCGCGCCACCGCGTTCCAGGACCGCGAGTCCGGCGAGTGGGTCGACAACGGCCAGCACGTCCTGATGGGCTGCTACCACGAGACGCGGAAGTACCTGGCGCGCGTCGGCGCGTCCGACGCGGTGCAGTTCCAGCCGCAACTGGCCTTCACCTGCGTCGACCGGGACGGCCGGGTGTCCACGCTGGCCTGCCCGGACTGGCGGCCGCCGTACCACCTCGCGGGCGGGCTGTTGCGCTGGAAGGCACTCGGCTGGGGCGACCGGCTGGCGGCCACCCGCATCATGGGCGGCCTGCAGGCGGCCAGGCGGGCCATCACCCATGGCGCGGCTCCACCGGTCCTGCCCGGCGAGACGGTCGCGGCGTGGCTGGCCCGCTACCGGCAGACGCCCCGGCTGGTGGCCCTGCTCTGGGAGCCGCTGGCGATTGCCGCCCTGAACCAGTCGATCCAGCAGGCCGAGGCGGCGCCCTTCGTGCGGATCCTCGGCCAGATCTTCAGCGACGACCCCTTCGACGCGGCGCTCGGCGTGCCGGCCCGGCCCCTTCACGAGGTCTTCGGCGAGCCGGCCAGGGCCTACCTCGAGGCGCGGGGCGGGCAGGTCCGCCTCGACTCGCTGTCGCGCGTCGTCCTCGCCGGCGACCGGGTCGCGTACGTGGACACCCGGGGCACCTCGATCCGCGCGCGCACCGTGATCCTCGCGGTGCCGTGGTTCGGCTTGTCGGGGGTGCTGCGAGGCAGCGAGCAGGGCCCGATGGCCGAGCTGCTGGCGCGCGAGGCCCTCCGCGAGTCCTCGTCGATCGTGTCGGTGAACCTGTGGCTGGAGCGCGGGGCGCTGCCGGCGCCGTTCGTGGGACTGCCGGAGCGGACGTTCCACTGGATGTTCGACAAGCGCTGGGCGTTCGGCGAGGCTGCCTCGCACATCACGCTGGTGGCCAGCGGCGCCGACGAGGTGCTGCGGCAATCCAACGAGGAGCTCGGGGCGCTGGCGCTGCGAGAGGCCACCGACGCCATTCCCAGCCTTCGACAGGCCCGGGTGCAGCGCATCCTGCCGGTGCGGGAGCCCAACGCCACGTTCTCGCTCGCGGCTGGGCAGCCGCCCCGATCCGGGCCTGGCACCCCCGTCCAGGGCCTGTTGCTGGCGGGCGACTGGACCGACACCGGCCTGCCGGCGACGATCGAAGGCGCGGTGCTTTCCGGTCATAAGGCGGCCGCGGCGGTCGCCTGA
- the hpnD gene encoding presqualene diphosphate synthase HpnD, producing the protein MGRDTNFAYSFLALSKDRRAAITAVWDFCRAVDDEVDEHEERPLEERRAGLMRWRDEVAACFEGGAPQTPQGRALLPVIARFPVPRLAFEQLIEGCAMDLEPTRFATFCDLRAYCYRVASTVGLVCIEIFGYENPGTRQYAEELGLALQLTNILRDVPGDLARGRLYIPLDELRAHGVTEDDLRAGTLTPAVAALLERQALRAREQFARADAALPPEDARRLVAARIMGAIYRDLLERIAARDFDVFTERVRVPRLHKARLAVATWMRTMVASTSPGTLRIAK; encoded by the coding sequence GTGGGTCGCGACACCAACTTCGCCTACTCGTTCCTGGCCCTCTCGAAGGACCGCCGCGCGGCCATCACGGCCGTGTGGGACTTCTGTCGCGCCGTCGACGATGAGGTGGACGAGCACGAGGAGCGCCCACTGGAGGAGCGTCGGGCAGGACTCATGCGGTGGCGCGACGAGGTGGCCGCCTGCTTCGAGGGCGGCGCGCCCCAGACCCCGCAGGGCCGCGCCCTGCTGCCCGTGATCGCACGCTTCCCGGTTCCTCGCCTGGCGTTCGAGCAGCTCATCGAGGGCTGCGCGATGGACCTCGAACCGACCCGTTTTGCGACCTTCTGCGACCTGCGCGCCTACTGCTACCGCGTCGCGTCCACGGTCGGGCTCGTCTGCATCGAGATCTTCGGGTACGAGAACCCCGGCACGCGCCAGTACGCCGAGGAACTCGGCCTGGCCCTCCAGCTGACCAACATCCTGCGGGACGTCCCGGGCGACCTGGCCCGAGGACGGTTGTACATCCCGCTGGACGAACTGCGCGCGCACGGGGTGACCGAGGACGACCTGCGCGCCGGGACGCTCACGCCCGCCGTCGCCGCGCTGCTGGAGCGGCAGGCACTCCGGGCGCGCGAGCAGTTCGCCCGCGCCGACGCCGCGCTGCCGCCCGAGGACGCCCGGCGACTGGTGGCGGCCCGCATCATGGGCGCCATCTACCGCGACCTCCTCGAGCGCATCGCGGCGCGCGACTTCGACGTGTTCACCGAGCGCGTCCGCGTCCCCAGGCTCCACAAGGCCCGGCTCGCCGTCGCCACCTGGATGAGGACGATGGTCGCCTCGACCTCGCCGGGAACCCTGCGCATCGCGAAATGA